In Quercus robur chromosome 11, dhQueRobu3.1, whole genome shotgun sequence, the following proteins share a genomic window:
- the LOC126706755 gene encoding putative pentatricopeptide repeat-containing protein At3g08820 has translation MFSLFPHFLKFKNCDSAQLALHLVRSLSSNPPTSANFTDLSAILQGQVSHSRLLQIHAQIFQLGAHQDNLIATRLIGHYPLHVGLKVFHQLQNPNIFPFNAIIRVLAEKGLFSHAFFIFKTLKQRSLSPNDFSFCFLLKACFRSNNAYYVNQIHTDVVKMGFLGDPFVCNGFLAAYGKSLKDLVSARKLFDEMPDKGVLCCWTSLISGYAQSGQTEDVLQFFLMMVQLNLQPENDTLVSVLSACSNLENVKTEKWITVLAEIGKNFDSKNSGCDAVNTVLIYLYGKWGRIEKSREIFDEIVHNAKRSVLPWNAMIGAYVQNGCPMEALSIFRLMVEDPNHKPNHVTMVSVLSACAQIGDLDLGRWVHEYMKSKGSKGIIGSNKILATTFIDMYSKCGSLERAKEVFDQMVSKDVVSFNAMIMGLAVNGEGEEALRLFSKMQEFGLQPNAGTFLGLLCACCHSGLAEKGREIFVDMTSRFSVSPELEHYACYIDLLARVGLVEEALEVVFSMPVKPNKFVWSALLGGCLLHSRVELARYVSRRLVELDPDNSVGYVMLANAFAVDHCWGGVSALRWLMREKGVKKQPGCSWISINGVVHEFLVGSSYLQIKSIEYTLNGLVKQMKEASP, from the coding sequence ATGTTTTCATTATTCCCGCACTTTCTAAAGTTCAAAAACTGCGACTCAGCTCAATTAGCTCTTCACCTTGTACGCTCTCTTTCTTCCAATCCTCCAACCTCCGCTAACTTCACCGATCTCTCTGCCATCCTACAAGGCCAAGTTTCACACTCTCGTCTCCTACAAATACATGCCCAAATATTTCAACTTGGTGCCCATCAAGACAATCTCATTGCCACCCGTCTCATTGGCCACTACCCATTGCATGTCGGTCTTAAAGTCTTTCATCAACTGCAAAATCCAAACATCTTCCCCTTCAATGCCATTATCAGAGTCTTAGCTGAAAAGGGTCTCTTTTCCCATGCCTTTTTCATCTTCAAAACCTTGAAACAGAGGTCTCTTTCACCTAAtgacttttccttttgttttctccTAAAGGCGTGTTTTAGGTCCAATAATGCTTATTATGTCAACCAAATTCATACCGATGTTGTGAAAATGGGGTTTCTTGGGGATCCATTTGTGTGTAATGGTTTTCTGGCAGCATATGGTAAGAGTCTTAAAGATTTGGTGTCTGCTCGTAAgctgtttgatgaaatgcctgATAAGGGTGTGCTTTGTTGTTGGACTTCGTTGATTTCTGGTTATGCTCAGTCAGGTCAGACTGAGGATGTTTTACAGTTTTTTCTTATGATGGTTCAGCTGAATTTGCAGCCGGAAAATGATACCTTGGTCAGTGTATTATCTGCATGTTCAAACCTTGAGAATGTAAAAACTGAGAAATGGATTACAGTTCTAGCAGAAATTGGcaaaaattttgattctaaGAATTCTGGTTGTGATGCAGTCAATACTGTTCTTATCTATTTGTATGGGAAATGGGGAAGGATTGAGAAAAGTAGGGAAATATTTGATGAAATTGTTCATAATGCTAAAAGAAGTGTTCTTCCTTGGAATGCCATGATTGGTGCATATGTACAAAATGGTTGCCCTATGGAAGCTTTGAGTATTTTCCGCCTAATGGTTGAAGATCCCAATCATAAACCCAACCATGTTACGATGGTCAGTGTGCTTTCAGCTTGTGCTCAAATTGGTGATTTAGATCTTGGTAGGTGGGTGCATGAATATATGAAATCTAAAGGATCCAAAGGTATTATTGGATCAAACAAAATACTAGCTACAACATTTATTGACATGTATTCCAAATGTGGAAGCTTGGAGAGGGCAAAAGAGGTTTTTGACCAGATGGTCTCCAAAGATGTTGTCTCCTTCAATGCTATGATTATGGGTCTTGCAGTTAATGGTGAGGGAGAGGAGGCATTGAGGCTTTTCTCCAAAATGCAAGAGTTTGGTTTACAACCCAATGCTGGAACTTTCCTTGGTCTATTATGTGCATGCTGTCACTCAGGTTTAGCAGAGAAAGGACGAGAAATATTTGTAGACATGACCTCAAGATTTTCTGTTTCACCTGAATTAGAACACTATGCTTGCTATATTGATCTCCTTGCACGAGTAGGCCTTGTTGAAGAAGCACTTGAGGTTGTTTTTTCCATGCCTGTTAAGCCTAATAAGTTTGTGTGGAGTGCTTTGCTTGGGGGTTGCCTTCTCCACTCTAGAGTTGAGTTGGCCCGATATGTTTCTAGAAGGCTTGTTGAATTGGACCCAGATAATTCTGTGGGGTATGTGATGTTGGCTAATGCATTTGCGGTTGATCATTGCTGGGGTGGTGTCTCAGCTCTGAGGTGGCTTATGAGGGAAAAGGGGGTCAAGAAGCAGCCAGGATGTAGTTGGATTAGCATCAATGGTGTTGTTCATGAATTTCTTGTGGGCTCATCATATCTTCAAATTAAGAGCATAGAATATACATTGAATGGATTGGTGAAGCAAATGAAGGAAGCCAGTCCATAG